The DNA segment GAGAATAAATTTTTAAAGCTTAAAGTGGAAGAATTGACTCAAAAATTAAAAGAATATGAAGAGATTATAAAAAGATTAAAATTAGAATTGGAAAAATCTAAAAATCAAATAAGAATTTTAGAAAGAAAAGAAGCAACGATAGAGGAATTACATCAGAGAATTAATCAAAAATTATTAGAGTCATTTAAAGATGATAAAGATATAAAAATAGACACGATAAATCAAGAGCTAATACTAGATGATAGTGTTCTTTTTGGTATTAATGAATGGCAGTTAAAAGAGATTGGTAAGGAGAAATTACAAAAGATTTTACCTAAATTTTTCTCTACCTTTGTAGATGATGAAACAGTTGTAAATTTCTTAGAGCAGCTAACAATAGAAGGTCATACAGATGATTTAGGTTCTAAAGATCCTCAAAGAAACTACCTATATAATCTGGATTTATCACAAAAAAGAGCTTATGAAGTGGCTAGATTTATATATAGCGATCCATACTTAATAGAAACATTAGGTGAAGAGAGATTGAAAAAACTAAAAATATATTTATCATCTAATGGAAAAAGTAATGCTAATCTAGTATATCAAGATTCTAATAAGAAGATTGTAGATAGAAATAAAAGTAGAAGAGTTACTATTAAATATAGACTAGATATTCAAAAAATGTTAAAAAATTCTTCGGGAGATATTTAGGTTATGATAAAAATACCAAATGCATCACAAAAAGAGTTGGAAAAATTATTGAAAGTTAGAGAACAAATAGAAACTTTTCAAAATGAGAGTGAACTAAATACATATTTGAATAATATAGATAAGAGATTTATAAAGGAGAGGAATATCCACACAATATTTTCTAATTTAAAAAATAATAAATTATTTAAATATGGAAGTGCTGATATAAAAAAGAATATAAAGGAGATTCTTTTTGCTGCAACACCTTTAAGGGTTCTTACAAAAGGAGATGCTTTTAAACTTTATTTATATCTTTATGAAGATGAGCTAGAGGATGAAAAAATCCAGAAATTAATTGAAGGGTATTCAAGAGATAACTTAGCAGTAACAAAAGAAAGCTTTATAGAGTTTATAATAAAAGAGTCTAAAAATTTATATACAGAGTGGAGTTTTCCAATAGAGATAAAAATAGAATATAAAATCTATGAAGATGTTGTAAAAAAATTGGAAAATCCTGAAATATTAAATAAGTTAGCTCCTATTATTTTGGAGTTATCAAGATATATTGATATGAAAGCTTTCGATGAAAAGTTAAGAGAAGCTGTAAAAGAGAAGATGCTTGAAGCGCTGCCTAATAAAGCTAGAAATTTTTTTAAAAAATACAAGAGGGTACGTTTTAATAAAATAGAAAAAATTGATAATATAATATTTATTTTTTTAGAAGGGAAAAATATAATATCACTAACTATAAGAAAAGATAAAAGTATGAGAATAGAACTTTTAGATAAGAATAGATATAATAGAATAGTTGAATCTGAAATAGGTACATCTCAGCAAAGATTAAAAGAAAAAACGTCAACATATGAGGTTAAAAACTTTAAAGAGCTGGCTAAAAAACTTAGACATTATGGTTATGATATAAAATGGATAGAGATAGACACTATACCTAAAATACTTGGTATTTTAGTAGCTGCATCTGGAATAATTTCAGGAGTGGCAGCCATTGGATATTATTTTTGGAAATTTTAAATTAAATAAATGGAAAGGATTAAAATTAGAATGATAGATGCTCAAAATGAAATAACAGAAAAATGCTATCTCATAAAAAATGATATTTCTGTAAAAAATGAGATAACAGCAAAAATAGCAGCGGATTTTGCAGTGACTTATTATAAAGTTTTTAGAGAAAATTATGATGAAAAGACTTTTGTGTATATTATAAAAAAAGTTATGGAGTTTTTTAATAAAGCAGTAATTGATATTCCAAAAAGAAAGTTGGAAACAGATGCTAAAAAACTTACTAATGATATTGATTCTTTAAAAGAAGAAGTACATAAATTTTCAAAAATTTTATTTAATAAAAATTTTGAAAGTAGTATAACTGGAGATTTCTCTAAAGAAGATTTGGAGCTTTATGAAAGTGATTTTAAAGAAATAAAAAAAGAGCTAAAAACTTTAGAGTTAAATAAACCATTTTTTCTTTTAAGATGGAGTTGGAAAAAAAAGATAAAAAAAGAGCTCTCTAAATTAGAATTATTAGAAAAAAATTCTTATAATCTTTATGAATCATTTTATGAGAACAATAAAGAAAAAAATAGGATTTTGGAAGAGATATATCTAGATATTAGAAAGCATTTAAAAAGCTTTATGTCAGATGTAAAGCCTAACATAGGAGAAGAGCTTGCAGATATTCCTTATGAATATGTCATAGAAGGAATAGATGAATTAAAAAGCTTTGTATTTGATGTTGTTATAAGTAATTTTTATCAATATTATACTTTAAAAATTGAAAAATAATAAAGCAAGAGGTTGATTTTTTAATCAATCTCTTTTTATTTATATTGACGATAAAAAACTTTAGATAGGATTTTTCTTGTAAAAAATAAAAGGAATTGTTTTAAATTCATGTAGTTATATAAAAATGATGTAAATTAAGGGGGAGGTTATGTTAAAAGGATCAATAAATAGGTTGCTTTTAGTAGTTATAATGCTATTAGCTTTAGGGTGTGGGTATAAAACTCCAAAGGTTGTAAAAAACGATTATACAAAAATACAATCAGTAAAAATAGGACAAGGTAGGACTGTAAACATAGTATCTTTTACCAGTTCATATGATAATGAGAAAAATTTAGAAAAAACATTTGGAAAAAGTTTGTTAACTATAGCCCAAAGTGAGTTTAGTAATAGTGGATTTAATGTTGTTGAAAGAAATGAAATGGAAAGTGTAGTAGAGGAACATATATTTTCTAAACAGATGACGAATGTACCTTTAAAAACTAAAATGATTCCTGCTAAATATAATGTATATATAAAAATAGTTAATATGCAAATTAGTAGTGGTGGAATATGGATTCCAATAATATATACAGATGCAGATTTTTATGTTGAAACTTCTTTAGAAGTAAAACTTGTAGATAATGAAACAGGAGTAATTAAAATAAAAAATGGAAATGCAGTAACTAGTAAAAATGAAAAAAACTTTCTTTTGCTATTTGGAGATTTGGGAGTTAATATAAATAATGCTGTTGAGTTTTCTTTGAGAAATGCAATTAGAGATGCATTAAGTCAGTTTTAATATAATATAATTTAAGAAATTAAAAATACTCTCCTTTTGTGGTAGACAGATAAAATACAAGTCTGTTTATTTCAAAGGGAGTTTTTTATTTTAAATTTTCTACTAAGTGAAATAGTATTATTATAAATTGACTACTAGCTAAAAAAATATCTCAAGATAATAAAGTTGACAAAAGGAGAGTCATTGAATCTTTAGGAATATTTGTTTATTGCTTAAGGAATTACTCTTTATGGAACTCAAATATTATTGTTATAATTTTTCTCGTAAATTATTTAGTCTTAAAATATTAGTCTTTTTTTCCAAAAATTTAATATAGAAGAAAATTTAAAAAAAATAAAAAAATTTTCAAATAGATAAAATATAACTTTGAGAGTATAATTTATAGTTAGTAAACGAAAACAAGAGAATAAATACAGGGGGAATAAATGAACAAAGTTTTTAAAATAGCTAATAGGGAAATTATTTTTACTCAAGATGATATAGATTATATCGAAATTAGAAAAGTATTTCATGCGGAAGCTTTAAGGCTGGGTCAAAAATATTTAAATTTATATAACTCTTATGGAAGTATTGAAAAGTTTTCTGAAATTGGATTAGAGGATGGAGCAAGTATTATCGTAGAAGCAATGGAGTATGCTGTAGATATTTTAATAAAGAATGATATATCAATGTATGATTCAGAATATTTTCTAGAAAAATTTGGAGAAAGAATAATCTCAGATTGGCAAAATTCATTTGACGAAGTTAATGAGCAATACTTACAAATTATTTTAAACACAGAGCAATTAGATAATTATAGAAGAAGTAGACGTCAAAATCGTTCACGTTGGATAGGGGTAGGATTTGGTATAAGAGGAGCACTTAAGAGTGCAACAAAAGCGGGGACTTTAAATCTAGCAACAGGAGCTGTTCATGGAACTATTAATGGTATTGCAAAAATTGGTTCTAGTGTAGTTGAAGCTGGAAAAAAAGGACTTTTATATTCAAATAAAGAAAATAAAGAAATTCTTGTTGCTGGAATTGAAAATTCAGTATTTTATATTCATGAAGTTTTAACAGAACTATTAGGAATAAAGAGAAAAATTAGTGTAAGTGATGAAAAACAAGCAAATGCAATTTGTAATAATCTTCCTAAATTTAATGAAACCACTAGAGAAGAAAATATAGTTAAAATATTTACTCTAGACCCTTATAATTATGGTGTATATGAATACATTTTAAAACATTATGGAGATAAAAATAAAGAATTATCTAAGCTTACTACTTGGCTTAATTTTGATATAATTCCAGATATTGTTGCAAGTTTATCAGAAGAGATTTGGAAAGGATATAAAAGCTCATCAACAAAAGAGGAGCTGTTAATATTAAAGGAAAAAATATTGAATTTTTATTCTGAACTAGGTATTGATTTAGAATTGAATAAGCTTAAACAGCAATTGGATCAACTTAATTTAAGCATATTTAAAAAACAAGTTAAAGACTTAGATTTGACAACAGAAGAAGCTTGTATAAATTCTAAACAACAATTAAAAATATACAGAGATGAATTAAAAATTTCTCTTGATGAAAGTTTATATACTAAAACATTAAAAGAAATAGAGGATAAAATTGTTAGTTTTGATAAAGAATATAGAACTTTAAAAGAATTTGATTTTATATTTGATACAAAAGAAGAGATAAATAAAGTAAAAAATGAGTATTCAGAAGAGATAAAAAAAATGGGA comes from the Cetobacterium sp. NK01 genome and includes:
- a CDS encoding OmpA family protein, translated to MKKRIKFNDNNQFFLSISDLIMGVLLIFVLLYVKEHLRSDPERLKRLEVENRELKIENKFLKLKVEELTQKLKEYEEIIKRLKLELEKSKNQIRILERKEATIEELHQRINQKLLESFKDDKDIKIDTINQELILDDSVLFGINEWQLKEIGKEKLQKILPKFFSTFVDDETVVNFLEQLTIEGHTDDLGSKDPQRNYLYNLDLSQKRAYEVARFIYSDPYLIETLGEERLKKLKIYLSSNGKSNANLVYQDSNKKIVDRNKSRRVTIKYRLDIQKMLKNSSGDI